In a single window of the Streptomyces cinnabarinus genome:
- a CDS encoding LON peptidase substrate-binding domain-containing protein — translation MTTVRLPLFPLNSVLFPGLVLPLNVFEERYRAMMRDLLKTPDDEPRRFAVVAIRDGHEVAPSAPGMPDPTALPQRGPAAGFGAEPIKSFHSTGCVADAATIRERADGTFEVLATGTTRVRLLSVDATGPFLMAELEELEEDQGDEAGALAEGVLRAFRQYQKRLAGARERSLSTGADLPDEPSVVSYLVAAAMMLDTPTKQRLLQAPDTASRLRDELKLLRAETSIIRNLPSLPAADLTRTPTSLN, via the coding sequence GTGACCACCGTCCGGCTCCCGCTCTTCCCCCTGAACTCCGTGCTGTTCCCGGGGCTTGTGCTTCCTCTGAACGTGTTCGAGGAGCGCTATCGCGCCATGATGCGCGATCTGTTGAAAACCCCCGACGACGAACCGCGCCGCTTCGCCGTCGTGGCCATCCGCGACGGCCACGAGGTGGCGCCGAGCGCGCCCGGTATGCCCGATCCGACGGCGCTGCCGCAGCGTGGGCCCGCGGCGGGCTTCGGTGCCGAGCCCATCAAGTCCTTCCACTCCACGGGCTGTGTCGCGGACGCGGCGACGATCCGGGAGCGGGCGGACGGCACGTTCGAGGTGCTGGCGACGGGGACGACTCGGGTCCGGCTGCTGTCGGTGGACGCGACCGGCCCCTTCCTCATGGCGGAGCTGGAGGAGCTGGAGGAGGACCAGGGCGACGAGGCGGGCGCGCTGGCGGAAGGGGTGCTGCGGGCGTTCCGCCAGTACCAGAAGCGCCTGGCAGGAGCCCGCGAACGCTCCCTCTCGACGGGCGCGGACCTCCCCGACGAACCGTCGGTGGTCTCCTACCTGGTGGCAGCAGCGATGATGCTGGACACCCCGACAAAGCAACGCTTGCTCCAGGCCCCCGACACAGCCTCCCGGCTCCGGGACGAACTGAAACTCCTGCGCGCGGAGACCTCGATCATCCGTAACCTGCCGTCACTCCCGGCGGCGGACCTGACGCGCACGCCGACCAGTCTGAACTGA
- the ybaK gene encoding Cys-tRNA(Pro) deacylase produces the protein MAKKRQSAGTPATVALTSAGVPFTTHAYEHDPSHPSYGEEAAQAMSVSPDRVFKTLVAEVDGTLTVAVVPVAGQLDLKALATAVGGKRASMADPTQAERTTGYVRGGISPLGQRKKLPTVLDASATTHATICVSAGRRGLEIELSPTDLATLTNATLAPIGRV, from the coding sequence ATGGCGAAGAAGCGACAGTCGGCAGGCACCCCGGCAACCGTGGCCCTGACATCGGCCGGGGTCCCCTTCACCACCCACGCCTACGAACACGACCCGTCCCACCCGTCCTACGGCGAGGAGGCGGCGCAGGCCATGAGCGTGTCCCCCGACCGCGTCTTCAAGACACTGGTGGCGGAGGTGGACGGCACCCTGACGGTGGCCGTGGTCCCGGTGGCGGGCCAGCTGGACCTGAAGGCGCTGGCCACGGCGGTGGGCGGCAAGCGAGCGTCCATGGCCGACCCGACCCAGGCCGAACGCACCACGGGCTACGTCCGCGGCGGCATCTCCCCCTTGGGCCAACGCAAGAAACTCCCCACGGTCCTGGACGCCTCGGCCACAACCCACGCCACGATCTGCGTCTCAGCAGGCCGCAGAGGCCTGGAGATCGAACTCTCCCCCACAGACTTGGCGACCCTCACGAACGCGACCCTGGCCCCCATCGGACGCGTTTAG
- a CDS encoding DUF2567 domain-containing protein, which yields MTAPLTPPPPPRDQSASAAWQQPHVPSGEPGHYGYVPPPSYGQDGPGMKVEVREAAVVTAAVAVAGALLGVLWWWLAPRVPLVGDVVDGGWAVYFKDTEGEQAAGVDGTFALLALGFGAVSALAVFLVRRRGGVPLVVGMAVGGFLGSLLAWRVGVWLGPAQDVIAHAKDVGKGVTFSAPLELDAKGALLVWSIAALVVHLGLTALFGPRDPDPFEQDRGPRDGYGTPRA from the coding sequence GTGACCGCACCATTGACTCCGCCTCCGCCGCCGCGTGACCAGTCCGCCAGTGCCGCGTGGCAGCAGCCGCATGTGCCTTCGGGTGAGCCGGGGCACTACGGGTATGTGCCGCCGCCCTCCTACGGGCAGGACGGGCCCGGGATGAAGGTCGAGGTGCGGGAGGCCGCCGTGGTGACGGCGGCTGTCGCTGTGGCCGGTGCGCTGCTCGGGGTGCTGTGGTGGTGGCTGGCTCCTCGGGTGCCGTTGGTGGGGGACGTGGTCGACGGGGGCTGGGCCGTCTACTTCAAGGACACCGAGGGGGAGCAGGCGGCTGGCGTCGACGGGACGTTCGCGCTGCTGGCGCTGGGGTTCGGGGCGGTCAGTGCGCTTGCCGTGTTTCTGGTGCGGCGGCGTGGGGGTGTGCCGCTGGTGGTCGGTATGGCGGTCGGGGGGTTCCTCGGGTCCTTGCTCGCCTGGCGGGTGGGGGTCTGGCTGGGCCCGGCGCAGGATGTCATCGCGCATGCCAAGGACGTGGGCAAGGGGGTGACGTTCTCGGCGCCGCTGGAGCTTGATGCGAAGGGGGCGTTGCTGGTGTGGTCCATTGCCGCGCTGGTGGTGCATCTGGGGCTGACGGCGCTGTTCGGTCCCCGGGATCCGGATCCGTTCGAGCAGGACCGGGGTCCTCGGGACGGGTACGGCACGCCGCGGGCGTAG
- a CDS encoding ABC transporter permease, with product MSVVPAEVLPAGTRAADESPVTRAAELAPAARLWPSLCAVYRAQLSRARVARIPLLFVATFQSIGIMILMRGVVDGGDEARAVVAGSSVLVVAFVALNLLAQYFGQLRASGGLDHYATLPVPPAAVVLGAAGAYASFTVPGTVVTAVFGCVLFGLPLAHLWVLIAVIPLAGAALAGLGAALGLLAPRPELATVLGQLGMSAALLLGVLPAERMPEVVRLARDLLPSTYGVEAFARTFGERPDWAFVLGDLAVCGLVGVVSLAAATWAYRRAAVR from the coding sequence GTGAGTGTCGTACCCGCCGAGGTTCTGCCGGCCGGCACGCGGGCCGCGGACGAGTCGCCCGTGACGCGCGCGGCCGAGCTCGCGCCCGCGGCCCGGCTCTGGCCGTCGCTGTGCGCCGTGTACCGGGCGCAGCTGTCGCGTGCGCGGGTCGCGCGTATCCCGCTGCTGTTCGTGGCGACCTTCCAGTCCATCGGGATCATGATCCTGATGCGGGGGGTGGTGGACGGCGGGGACGAGGCGCGGGCCGTGGTGGCCGGATCGTCGGTGCTCGTGGTGGCCTTCGTCGCGCTGAACCTGCTCGCCCAGTACTTCGGGCAGCTGCGGGCCAGCGGGGGGCTCGACCACTACGCGACCCTGCCGGTGCCGCCCGCGGCGGTGGTGCTGGGGGCGGCGGGGGCGTACGCCTCCTTCACCGTGCCCGGGACCGTGGTCACCGCCGTGTTCGGGTGTGTGCTGTTCGGGCTGCCGCTGGCGCATCTGTGGGTGCTGATCGCGGTGATCCCGCTGGCCGGGGCGGCGCTCGCGGGGCTCGGGGCGGCGCTGGGGCTGCTCGCGCCGCGGCCGGAGCTGGCGACCGTGCTCGGGCAGCTGGGCATGTCCGCGGCGCTGCTGCTGGGGGTGCTGCCGGCCGAGCGGATGCCCGAGGTGGTGCGGCTCGCGCGGGATCTGCTGCCGTCGACGTACGGCGTGGAGGCCTTCGCGCGGACCTTCGGGGAGCGGCCCGACTGGGCCTTCGTCCTCGGTGACCTCGCCGTGTGCGGTCTGGTGGGCGTCGTTTCGCTGGCCGCGGCGACCTGGGCGTACCGTCGGGCTGCCGTCCGGTGA
- a CDS encoding ABC transporter ATP-binding protein, which yields MCAVRGLTKTYPAVRARRGTPATPEVRATDDVRLDIRRGEIFGLLGPNGAGKTTLVRQLTGLMRPDRGSVEILGHDIVRHPERAARILAYLGQESTALDELTVSLAAETTGRLRGLDVHTARAERDAVLAELGLTELAGRPLKKLSGGQRRLACFAAALVGERPLLVLDEPTTGMDPVARRAVWSAVDRRRAEHGTTVLLVTHNVIEAETVLDRVAVLDRGQVIACDTPGGLKEQVAGEVRVDLVWREAAPLHVPEVAALQDRVVESGRRWTLRLAPEEARAVVATVTGGAAFSALDDFTLATPSLEDVYLALGGAAQQGLVKA from the coding sequence GTGTGCGCCGTGCGCGGACTGACCAAGACCTATCCGGCGGTACGGGCCCGGCGCGGCACCCCCGCCACCCCCGAGGTGCGGGCCACCGACGACGTACGGCTGGACATCCGGCGCGGTGAGATCTTCGGGCTGCTCGGCCCGAACGGCGCAGGAAAGACCACCCTCGTACGGCAGCTCACCGGGCTGATGCGGCCCGACCGCGGCAGCGTGGAGATCCTCGGGCACGACATCGTGCGGCACCCGGAGCGCGCCGCGCGGATCCTCGCCTACCTCGGCCAGGAGTCGACCGCCCTCGACGAGCTGACCGTCTCCCTCGCCGCCGAGACCACCGGGCGGCTGCGCGGACTGGACGTGCACACGGCACGCGCCGAGCGGGACGCCGTACTGGCGGAGCTGGGGCTGACCGAGCTCGCCGGGCGGCCCCTGAAGAAGCTGTCCGGGGGCCAGCGCAGGCTCGCCTGTTTCGCCGCCGCTCTCGTGGGCGAGCGGCCGCTGCTGGTGCTCGACGAGCCGACCACCGGGATGGACCCCGTGGCGCGGCGCGCGGTCTGGTCCGCCGTCGACCGGCGGCGGGCCGAGCACGGCACCACCGTCCTGCTCGTCACCCACAACGTCATCGAGGCCGAGACCGTGCTGGACCGGGTCGCCGTGCTGGACCGGGGACAGGTGATCGCCTGTGACACCCCGGGCGGGCTCAAGGAGCAGGTCGCCGGGGAGGTCCGGGTCGACCTGGTGTGGCGGGAGGCGGCGCCGCTGCATGTGCCCGAGGTGGCCGCGCTCCAGGACCGGGTCGTGGAGTCCGGGCGCCGCTGGACCCTGCGGCTCGCGCCCGAGGAGGCCCGCGCGGTCGTCGCCACCGTCACCGGCGGGGCCGCCTTCTCCGCCCTCGACGACTTCACCCTCGCCACGCCCAGCCTGGAGGACGTGTACCTGGCACTGGGCGGGGCCGCGCAGCAAGGGTTGGTGAAGGCTTGA